A portion of the Diprion similis isolate iyDipSimi1 chromosome 4, iyDipSimi1.1, whole genome shotgun sequence genome contains these proteins:
- the LOC124405902 gene encoding uncharacterized protein LOC124405902 yields MARLSASSILIFVLCGVALEGFAKPLETGAISEPSDENAYLVRRERSPQFSFGDYGDYSYSDVRSRHLKHKHKPKPSHGPINIQGGHQQGGCRSHGCGSYNKPNSGGGSFAGAFAGSNGGGNNHNTAAEAFNINVGNLMFSYAYAGSRDRQKYGDYGREFHEFAKQD; encoded by the exons ATGGCCAGACTTTCGGCGTCTTCGATCCTCATTTTCGTCCTTTGTGGTGTAGCTCTTGAAGGATTTGCCAAGCCTCTGGAAACTGGTGCGATTTCTGAACCATCCGACGAAAATG CATACCTCGTGAGACGTGAGCGTTCTCCGCAGTTTTCATTTGGCGATTATGGTGATTACTCGTATTCGGACGTACGCTCGCGTCATTTGAAGCACAAACACAAGCCCAAGCCGTCTCATGGTCCAATCAATATCCAAGGTGGACATCAGCAGGGTGGCTGCAGGAGTCACGGTTGCGG ATCCTACAATAAGCCGAATTCCGGTGGTGGATCATTCGCCGGAGCTTTCGCGGGATCGAATGGTGGAGGCAACAACCACAACACCGCCGCCGAGGCCTTCAACATCAATGTGGGTAACCTCATGTTCAGTTATGCCTATGCTGGCAGCAGAGATCGTCAAAAATACGGTGATTACGGAAG AGAATTTCATGAGTTTGCAAAGCAAGATTAG